The nucleotide sequence AGAGATTACTTTTAAAATTTCCTACCTCAAAACACAAGATAGCAGTCTTCATAAAACTCTTAAAGTATAATAAGCATGCTACTTTTCCAACAAGAATAGCAACTCTATTTCACTCCTGGCTCAATTGCAACCAGAACTTTTAAGGTCACAATCTAATAATCAAAAGTTGTCTCAAGAATTTTAGTTACAGCTACAAATagtaaatatttttaagtatgtGTGACGACCAAATTGACATGttgaagaacttttggtcttCAACGTATCAATCCATGTCATGAATTGATGTTCCTCATTAAACTTATTATGTTTCCTAATAAGTTTATTATATCTGGAATCATGATTTGAGTTTTCCTacattcaaaattttctaagtAACAAAAAATATTGAATTTCAAAAAACAAATCCTTGAGAATTCTATTGTATTATTGATTTACACGATGACTTCATTGATAAGTATAATCACACAGTAATACTTTCTGTGGGAAAGTGACAGAGATGGCCCTAGTCACTCTACCAgtcattattttaattttttgacaATAAAATATGTATCTGTTCACAGCTAAGTCAAGAATGATTTCCACTTTTGACAATTACTATGGATGATAGTTTTTTTCAAATTTTCCTAATTATAAACCCTCGACATAGTACCAAAATTTAACCCAACAATCATGAAATTCAAAGATGAAGCACATAAATCAAGAATTGCTTCAACTAGGAATATACTAGCTGAAAGAGAAACATGATGCTCTTCTGGTGCCAAagatatagaaagaaaaaaagaaaaaagaaaaaaaaaagaatgatgtcATACCATCTAGTTTAAAATTTGAAGTATTTGCTCTTCCAATAGTTGGGGAAGGGGCACTAATGCATTATAAACCCAGCTCACAGACCAATAGATAGAACAAGAGAAATTATTTGACAAAAAACAACTTGCTTTGCAACCAAAACCAAGTCGACCATTCAATGAGAACATTGTTGTCACTTGCCCTTCATAGTTTATACCATTCTGTGTCAACAGTTTATAATTAAGCACTACATCGAAACTATAATAAAGTCCTGGAAAGCCTTCTGTTTCAGCTTAGTCTAGGGAAAACTCCGATTCTATCTACCACGCATAGAATTTCTTAATATGTGAAGTTGAGTTGATCATTAACCAGCTCCACTTGAGCAAGTAAGATATTCCTATGATTCATCTTTTTTCGAGAGTTTATTTGAACAAAAACAACTTGCTACAGAACGAAAAACCACTTGAACCATTCAACGAAAACATTGTTGTGAAGTTTGTAATTTACTATTCAAAGTTTATACCATTCCATGTCCACAATTCATAATTAAGCACTACACTAAACCTATAATAAAGGACCGAGAAAGCCTTCAGTTACACTTTAGATAACCTAGGTAAATctccaattttataattgagataaaGATCACTATCTACTGAGCATAGAGTTTCTTAATAAGTGAAGTTGAGTTTGAGGACTAATACCATAAACACAAGAAGCAGAATCCAAGGCAAAAATTTGGGACATTAGAATAGAATTTATGAAAGATAACTTTTTGAAATAAGGAATAAAATttttcattatatttcagttttacATAATGATTCCAAATCCAGAGAACACACTGAACGGTGTAGGCCTACCTTGCCCTGCCATTGCTCATCCACATCTTAATTCTAAACAACCTAAATATTTCATGTTGACTAATAAGTTCAATGTTTAAACTCCATATTaagacccgagcctgatgggctaactagcctatcaacttcgtttggtctaatccactgaccaaaatggttaagctgaagttgatagtagtacactcatcagacccttataagccaatcttaatcttgcccactttcgatgtgggactaatcaggggtgttacaatcacccgtactcaaaggcttgacgtcctcgtcaagccccaacataacccagatcagaccctagcatagtgcatgtgaggcgtagcccagtggtggctccacgccgtgacgagtcctttgactccgtctacggatagccctttcctactcgagccccctcaccatgcccaaatgttaggttggctctgataccaaatattaagacccgagcctgatgggctaactagtctatcaacttcgtttggtctaatccactgaccaaaatgcttaagctgaagttgatagtagtacactcatcagactcttataagccaatcttaatcttgcccactttcgatgtgggactaatcaggggtgttacactccAGGCCTATGAAACCCATGGATATGGTAGACACATTAACAATTTTGGAGAGAACTTAAGGATACTattgcatattttaaaaaaatctacCCACAACGACAAAGGCACCCCCAAAAACTAGGACTACAAAAAAATTCAGTGACCTGATCCATTTCAACCaaaaaataaattagataaaGTCTACACATGCTAGCAAAAAGCCCATAATATGATTGgcatttaaaaaattaatcacaGCCAAGATATCAGATCTTTGCTTCTTGGTTGACCACAGACTAATTTTTTgaaaggaagccagaagtggcaaAAGATTTTTCCTCTCAAGGACTTTGATCTGAATCAATTATTAAAATGCAAGGATAACTCACCTAGTAACAAAATAACGAAAATTGCAGACACAAATATTTGGGTCAGCCGACCATATTGGATATGGTATTGAGACCTTTGGAGCTGTCTATTAAAAGCACCCAACCATCCATAAAACTGCTTATTGTAATCCTCAGCACCAGAACAATTGAGCCAGCTCTTGCTTTTTTCATAGCAAACATTGGTGTCCTAAAATTGCAATAAAAATATCAAGATAACAGACAGTGGTTAAGTAATCAtgggatgatgatgaaattttcaaaatatGTTATCAAAAGCCTGAGAAACTAAAGATGAAAATTTATTTCTCACCTGAGAGTTATTCCTTAATGGAATCAACTCTTCTGGTTGATGATGATCGTGGCCCTTCCATTTCCTAAAACCATTTTTTGACAACTTAACATTTGATGTGGATTCTATAGCCTTCATCAGACAGGACAAGCTGGGTACTTTGTGAGGGGGTAAAACAATACTCTCTTCAGAAGATCTACAAGGACCATCCTCAGGAGAAAGTGAAATTTTCCATGATCCAATATCACCACTAGCACTCACAATCCTCCGATGTCCTTGCACCTTCTCATTTCCTCCCATTCGGCTGATTTCATCTAAATTGTGAATACATTTTCTGTGTTCACCCTCAACATTCATGTTTGACTGGCTCTCTTCAGGAGCTGCCACCAAATTCTCTTGCTTTGTTAAGGAAGGAAGCGAGAGGAAAAGGGCCAGCTCATCCCGTTCTCCTTCATCCAATTGAACCCACGTCAATTTGGTCTCCCTATCGTTCCGATTACATTGCAACAGCGAAATCTCCACCTCAGATATTTTGTTCTCAATTGCTGAGACAAACTGGTCATGCCGAGCTCTTGTACCATCTCCAGCCGAACACGCCTTGTCATTCGACCTTACTGCCTTGGCGAATTCCTCAAGCTGCAAAATTTCCGGCAATGGCATCGCAATCTCAAAAGTGGTCGCACAACTTTCACAGACAACCCATACAAGATCCGAACATTATACCATAAAAGGATAAAACTCGGAACTTACCTGCCATTTTGCGGTGCCAAGTGCAGTCCGGAGCTCACTGAGGAGCTCCTTAGATGAATCTTCGGGACCGCCGGATCGGTTCAAAACCGGGGCGTCCTTGCTTTCGTGGATCCAACTTCTATAGACAGATTCCAACCTAAAAAGAGGACAATTAGTAGAGGGGAAATCAGAAGGGGGATAAAATGAATAGCCAACCATAGTTGAAATACCTATCGGCAGATTCCTGAACTTCCTCGGCGGAAGAGAAGAAGGGATCTTTCTCCCAGCGATCGAAGCACGTCGTCATCGGATTTCCTCAAAGGCAACAGAAGAGAAGGGGCAAATCGAGACACTGATGCTCTATGGAACCCCGGAATCGAGGAGCGAAGGGAAGGGAAGAGATGCGTTTTATCGATTGATCTTCGAGATGGAGTCGGCGAGGGGTTGGCGTCGTTTGTTGCGATTACCGCAGCGTCGCTGTCGTTGTCATCCTCATGCTGTTATTGCTGTTGGTGTCGTCGACGGGCGAAGACAGGAAACGCGATGGGAAGCTAGGCTGCAGTTGGTGGGTCCAAACTAGCAGTGGGCCCACCCCGAAATAGGACCATTCTGGGCCGACATTCGCGGACTGGTAATTTGACTTGGGTTTTTTCCggcttattttatttatttctaaagtaaAAAAATTCGAAGTTATTTATAGGACTCCGGTTTCTGTTTACTTGCTTATGTCGGGCATTGCTTTTGCTCGcaattaaaaatattcataaataataaaaaaaggtcACATGCAGTAATTGTCTATATTTAATTGAATGCTTGTATGTACAATAAATACGATAGAAGGGGCAACAGTCCACACTCGaacgaataagaaaaaaaaaaagactagccAAATGTTATTTTAAAAATCTAATCACAAATACATATATTATAATTGATTTACATATACGTAGTCAAATACTTTCGAAGACCTATTGACTGATAGTTCACTAATCCGAAGTCCGTCGGTGCTAATAAAAAAGAGATTGTTTCTATTGGCACAAGTACCTTGAGTGCTTTAAGATTGACATTTTTTATGTGACATCCGAGAAACTACTAATCCGTTGATCTAAAAAATAACCTACATGGCATCTCCGAGGATGACTTGTCATGTCGATGCGTCACATGATTCACCTACATGGCATCCTAAGCTTATTTGTGTTACACTTAAATCCAATTAAAATCTCAATCTCACGACAAATCCGAACCTCTGACCTGTCTCAGGGGTCAAATTTTCTACCCTAATCCAATTTAAGAAAAGGTACCCAACTCACTTTAAGTGGCTTTGATAGATCTGAATACTGAAAAAAATCCTAATCTACTACTAGTTTGAAAATGACACGGGTAATAACATATTACCCCAACTTACTTTGATccttttattatcattattttaaaaATCTATATTTAGatcttcataattataaaaataaaataatttatcttATTTTATCTAGTATTATCAATTGTATTAGCGAAAGACATAGAATActataatatcccattagtcccacattggaagtgaaCAATGATGATTAGTTTATATGGGTTTGATGAGTATATTATATTAATTCTCGCTTAAGCATTTGGTCCGAAAGGACTATCCGTGGATGGAGTCCTTAATTATTTTGATCCATaattcccattagtcccacatcgaaattgGACAATGTGTATGATTCGCTTATATAGATATGATGAGTGTATTATGTTAATTATGTTAATGTTGAGAAAGGAGAATTAGTCTTTGAGATTAGTTGTCGGGGTTGAGGAGCTCATCCAAGGATTGGTTGAGAGCGTTGTACAtttgtgataattttttttttctgtttaatTCCTCGATTAGTCTCTTTTAAGTTGATATGAAATAGTACATTAACAAAGCTTTTGACTTGTTCTTTGTTCaatttttcattaatttttaTTCATGTTCCTCATTCCTTATAGGTATATCAGTAATTCATGTATTGATATGCAAATTTTAATTGAAAAATTATTATGACATCGATATTTGTTTTCTTTCATTTGACAAACTTCATGACTCAGCACGAGCTCCTCAACCTTAGTAGCCCTAGCCTCTCTCCATTCTTTAACGGTGGTGCAACGATCGATGATCTACTCATCAATGAATTTTACCTTTAAAACTAACTCTCATTCTTTAACGACCCGATTGTTTGGTCTGGTTTGGATAACTCCTTTTATATGGGTCCAAGAATCATTGCTATCCTCGATGAATGTAACTTCTACCGAGACATTGGATGTTGCAACTTGGGAAGCAATAGTGatgaattattatttctttatCGAATGGGATGGGTGTCGATGGAAATCACCATCATCGGAGTGAGTCTAACTAAAATAGCTCCACCAACAATGACGGGTGGGCTTCTGCTCTCCTCTTACTTCTATCATGCTCAAATGATCATTTtataattcatataaaaaataatttaggaCATGATATTATGTGTTAGATCtttcataaatattatatttttcatcataGCCAATGTATtatgtaaaataaattaattatttcactttcataataatttttaaaatataaaaatcatgatggTCCAGATAATTTGTGATtagcttcatatatatatatacataattaatACTATTTGAGCTCGATCCAATTGCAATTGAGAAAAAATTATCtaatttttatctaaaatcaAATTGAAACTTGATTAAAGGATATCCATTCTCCAACAAAATCATTCAATGCTACAACAATCATTAATTTGGTAACACGTATTTGGTCACCTTCGTTGGATCGAGAAATGGAATCGTGGCCTTTCTCAATCTGTTTCCCATTCCTCTTCTGCGAGTCTCAAAGCTCTGGTGCCACGTAATCGCTTATCACCACCAGCTGTTCAATTGCTGCCTTGAAATAACAACGTACAAAAGACAAAAGACAAAATCCATCTCTCACACACCTCTTCTCTTTCTTTACCTCAAGAGTTCCTCTTGGGGATCCATGGCGTTCCGAGCGAGATATCTTCGCCGGCTTCGCCCTATCCATCCTGAAGCGATTGCCTCCATCACGGGCGGCGGCTGCGTCGGCCAAATGAGGCTCCAGTGCACCGCTGACCTGGGAGGCTCCGGCAAGTTCTCCGGTGGCAAAAGCGCGTACGAGGTGCTTGGGGTCTCGGAGTCCAGCTCCTTCCCGGAGATCAAGGCCTCGTTCCGCAAGCTTGCCAAGGAGACCCACCCTGACGTCGTTTCGTCGGCCTTGGCAGACGACGCCACCGCATCCCAGCGCTTCCTCCAGATCCTCGCCGCTTATGAAGTAATTCCCTTTTGTCGTGTCCTTGATCTTCACTTCTACTATCTTGTTGTCATTTAATTCGATGAGTTCGGCGTTGTTTGTTCGGATAATCTAGCATTAATGAGATGAAGGAATTTTAGGTCATATGATCTTTCGTATTATAGTAATAAGGAGAAAGTAATGAGGATATCAAGCACTTCGAGATGATTTGATGTTGAATTGCCCCTTAACGGTATccctatgtgtatatatatattcattaccCGAAGTCCACTAGAGTGACGCGTAATTGAGTTTTGATGATACATCTGAACACGAAGGACAGATTGACACAATGATTTGTTGCCATCAATCATATCTAAAATCTATTTAATCATCCGTATGCGCTTAAACCTTACAATCTAAAGAATTTGATCGCAACTATACAACTAATTGATACTTGTTTGCAAGAAGGTTTCTGAACTTGTTTGCTGGAATTTGTAAGATGTGACTCCTATCCATTCACATGTTGTTGCAGATTCTTTCTGATTCTAATAAAAGAGCCCATTACGATAGCTATTTGCTTTCTCAGAGGGCAATATCGCGGAAGCAGTGTGGACTTGGTACAACTATCTACACTCACAACTCATCTCTAATCATGTCAAAGCAAAGTGATGTAGTTGAATGGCTAAAATGGTATAGACTTTCTGTCAATGATATCGTTATGGAGAGGAGAGTTGCGATGGGCTCTGGTTATTTTGACAAACTTGAGAATGAGCTTTACTCAGCAATCCGCATGGCATATTATGGGCCAGTCATTGAGTCTATGGATGTTCTTCCCGACTCTTTTGAAGCTGAAGAGAGGTCTGCATATGAAACTTCAGAGGTATTGCACCTAGTTTCAGGACGTGATCTGTTTGGGATTGTTAATATGGTGGACAGGACTCCTGAGCTATCTCATATGTGCCATGAAAAGTTAACTACTTTTGATTTCAACGTTCATGGAGTTCCTGAAAATGTTTGGCAGCCTATGGTTAAAGGGAACTGTGTTCATCCAAGGATTGTAGATGTTTGTGAGAAGGAAATGGGACAAGACACTAATTTTGAATCAGATTCTTACAAAGATCTTGAACTCCGTATTCTTGGGAGAGTAGTTGCAATGGCAACCAGGAGTCCTAGGTGCAAATGTCTTGGCTTGCCAATGGATGATTTGGAAGACCATATACATGTTTTTCTTACCACAGATGGGGCCCAAAATTCAGTTACACCTGGTTCAAGAACTCCACTGGGAACCATAACAGGACTAGGGACAAGTGCTGAAGAAGGATCTTGCTTTGTTTATGACAGAGCTGGTGTTAAAACCCATGTGATTATGAAGCATAGAACATTGCTGGTT is from Musa acuminata AAA Group cultivar baxijiao chromosome BXJ1-6, Cavendish_Baxijiao_AAA, whole genome shotgun sequence and encodes:
- the LOC135677097 gene encoding uncharacterized protein LOC135677097 — protein: MTTCFDRWEKDPFFSSAEEVQESADRLESVYRSWIHESKDAPVLNRSGGPEDSSKELLSELRTALGTAKWQLEEFAKAVRSNDKACSAGDGTRARHDQFVSAIENKISEVEISLLQCNRNDRETKLTWVQLDEGERDELALFLSLPSLTKQENLVAAPEESQSNMNVEGEHRKCIHNLDEISRMGGNEKVQGHRRIVSASGDIGSWKISLSPEDGPCRSSEESIVLPPHKVPSLSCLMKAIESTSNVKLSKNGFRKWKGHDHHQPEELIPLRNNSQDTNVCYEKSKSWLNCSGAEDYNKQFYGWLGAFNRQLQRSQYHIQYGRLTQIFVSAIFVILLLVLLVVRAI
- the LOC135581321 gene encoding uncharacterized protein LOC135581321 isoform X3 codes for the protein MAFRARYLRRLRPIHPEAIASITGGGCVGQMRLQCTADLGGSGKFSGGKSAYEVLGVSESSSFPEIKASFRKLAKETHPDVVSSALADDATASQRFLQILAAYEILSDSNKRAHYDSYLLSQRAISRKQCGLGTTIYTHNSSLIMSKQSDVVEWLKWYRLSVNDIVMERRVAMGSGYFDKLENELYSAIRMAYYGPVIESMDVLPDSFEAEERSAYETSEVLHLVSGRDLFGIVNMVDRTPELSHMCHEKLTTFDFNVHGVPENVWQPMVKGNCVHPRIVDVCEKEMGQDTNFESDSYKDLELRILGRVVAMATRSPRCKCLGLPMDDLEDHIHVFLTTDGAQNSVTPGSRTPLGTITGLGTSAEEGSCFVYDRAGVKTHVIMKHRTLLVKHMHWYQVHGEASACECRCSRARLPPSKWIMDRKLYSVEYSSKGNFMNIGCLNLVAVCMTLVAGILKHLGGTRKERLSHLKDSGMV
- the LOC135581321 gene encoding uncharacterized protein LOC135581321 isoform X7, giving the protein MAFRARYLRRLRPIHPEAIASITGGGCVGQMRLQCTADLGGSGKFSGGKSAYEVLGVSESSSFPEIKASFRKLAKETHPDVVSSALADDATASQRFLQILAAYEILSDSNKRAHYDSYLLSQRAISRKQCGLGTTIYTHNSSLIMSKQSDVVEWLKWYRLSVNDIVMERRVAMGSGYFDKLENELYSAIRMAYYGPVIESMDVLPDSFEAEERSAYETSEVLHLVSGRDLFGIVNMVDRTPELSHMCHEKLTTFDFNVHGVPENVWQPMVKGNCVHPRIVDVCEKEMGQDTNFESDSYKDLELRILGRVVAMATRSPRCKCLGLPMDDLEDHIHVFLTTDGAQNSVTPGSRTPLGTITGLGTSAEEGSCFVYDRAGVKTHVIMKHRTLLVKHMHWYQVHGEASACECRCSRARLPPSNMVLYGPKYQYSTCGYHRTKERGKEL
- the LOC135581321 gene encoding uncharacterized protein LOC135581321 isoform X5, which gives rise to MAFRARYLRRLRPIHPEAIASITGGGCVGQMRLQCTADLGGSGKFSGGKSAYEVLGVSESSSFPEIKASFRKLAKETHPDVVSSALADDATASQRFLQILAAYEILSDSNKRAHYDSYLLSQRAISRKQCGLGTTIYTHNSSLIMSKQSDVVEWLKWYRLSVNDIVMERRVAMGSGYFDKLENELYSAIRMAYYGPVIESMDVLPDSFEAEERSAYETSEVLHLVSGRDLFGIVNMVDRTPELSHMCHEKLTTFDFNVHGVPENVWQPMVKGNCVHPRIVDVCEKEMGQDTNFESDSYKDLELRILGRVVAMATRSPRCKCLGLPMDDLEDHIHVFLTTDGAQNSVTPGSRTPLGTITGLGTSAEEGSCFVYDRAGVKTHVIMKHRTLLVKHMHWYQVHGEASACECRCSRARLPPSKYWLFEPRCCLHDVGGWYIETFGRDKKGKTVPSQRQWDGMIEQSEKDS
- the LOC135581321 gene encoding uncharacterized protein LOC135581321 isoform X6, with the translated sequence MAFRARYLRRLRPIHPEAIASITGGGCVGQMRLQCTADLGGSGKFSGGKSAYEVLGVSESSSFPEIKASFRKLAKETHPDVVSSALADDATASQRFLQILAAYEILSDSNKRAHYDSYLLSQRAISRKQCGLGTTIYTHNSSLIMSKQSDVVEWLKWYRLSVNDIVMERRVAMGSGYFDKLENELYSAIRMAYYGPVIESMDVLPDSFEAEERSAYETSEVLHLVSGRDLFGIVNMVDRTPELSHMCHEKLTTFDFNVHGVPENVWQPMVKGNCVHPRIVDVCEKEMGQDTNFESDSYKDLELRILGRVVAMATRSPRCKCLGLPMDDLEDHIHVFLTTDGAQNSVTPGSRTPLGTITGLGTSAEEGSCFVYDRAGVKTHVIMKHRTLLVKHMHWYQVHGEASACECRCSRARLPPSKFMKVPRVENLSLVFILVGGWTSMVLYGPKYQYSTCGYHRTKERGKEL
- the LOC135581321 gene encoding uncharacterized protein LOC135581321 isoform X2 yields the protein MAFRARYLRRLRPIHPEAIASITGGGCVGQMRLQCTADLGGSGKFSGGKSAYEVLGVSESSSFPEIKASFRKLAKETHPDVVSSALADDATASQRFLQILAAYERAISRKQCGLGTTIYTHNSSLIMSKQSDVVEWLKWYRLSVNDIVMERRVAMGSGYFDKLENELYSAIRMAYYGPVIESMDVLPDSFEAEERSAYETSEVLHLVSGRDLFGIVNMVDRTPELSHMCHEKLTTFDFNVHGVPENVWQPMVKGNCVHPRIVDVCEKEMGQDTNFESDSYKDLELRILGRVVAMATRSPRCKCLGLPMDDLEDHIHVFLTTDGAQNSVTPGSRTPLGTITGLGTSAEEGSCFVYDRAGVKTHVIMKHRTLLVKHMHWYQVHGEASACECRCSRARLPPSKYWLFEPRCCLHDVGGWYIETFGRDKKGKTVPSQRQWDGMIEQSEKRLHPAIYFVALAYRTLDLEHAKRSRWSITNFVVPYIFSITRWWQKLM
- the LOC135581321 gene encoding uncharacterized protein LOC135581321 isoform X1; protein product: MAFRARYLRRLRPIHPEAIASITGGGCVGQMRLQCTADLGGSGKFSGGKSAYEVLGVSESSSFPEIKASFRKLAKETHPDVVSSALADDATASQRFLQILAAYEILSDSNKRAHYDSYLLSQRAISRKQCGLGTTIYTHNSSLIMSKQSDVVEWLKWYRLSVNDIVMERRVAMGSGYFDKLENELYSAIRMAYYGPVIESMDVLPDSFEAEERSAYETSEVLHLVSGRDLFGIVNMVDRTPELSHMCHEKLTTFDFNVHGVPENVWQPMVKGNCVHPRIVDVCEKEMGQDTNFESDSYKDLELRILGRVVAMATRSPRCKCLGLPMDDLEDHIHVFLTTDGAQNSVTPGSRTPLGTITGLGTSAEEGSCFVYDRAGVKTHVIMKHRTLLVKHMHWYQVHGEASACECRCSRARLPPSKYWLFEPRCCLHDVGGWYIETFGRDKKGKTVPSQRQWDGMIEQSEKRLHPAIYFVALAYRTLDLEHAKRSRWSITNFVVPYIFSITRWWQKLM
- the LOC135581321 gene encoding uncharacterized protein LOC135581321 isoform X4, with amino-acid sequence MAFRARYLRRLRPIHPEAIASITGGGCVGQMRLQCTADLGGSGKFSGGKSAYEVLGVSESSSFPEIKASFRKLAKETHPDVVSSALADDATASQRFLQILAAYEILSDSNKRAHYDSYLLSQRAISRKQCGLGTTIYTHNSSLIMSKQSDVVEWLKWYRLSVNDIVMERRVAMGSGYFDKLENELYSAIRMAYYGPVIESMDVLPDSFEAEERSAYETSEVLHLVSGRDLFGIVNMVDRTPELSHMCHEKLTTFDFNVHGVPENVWQPMVKGNCVHPRIVDVCEKEMGQDTNFESDSYKDLELRILGRVVAMATRSPRCKCLGLPMDDLEDHIHVFLTTDGAQNSVTPGSRTPLGTITGLGTSAEEGSCFVYDRAGVKTHVIMKHRTLLVKHMHWYQVHGEASACECRCSRARLPPSKNQRGSTQLSQPHTRVRVIGELKQHGGSKVRLLKNSSGEQLGARRRIAAGAED
- the LOC135581321 gene encoding uncharacterized protein LOC135581321 isoform X9, which encodes MAFRARYLRRLRPIHPEAIASITGGGCVGQMRLQCTADLGGSGKFSGGKSAYEVLGVSESSSFPEIKASFRKLAKETHPDVVSSALADDATASQRFLQILAAYEILSDSNKRAHYDSYLLSQRAISRKQCGLGTTIYTHNSSLIMSKQSDVVEWLKWYRLSVNDIVMERRVAMGSGYFDKLENELYSAIRMAYYGPVIESMDVLPDSFEAEERSAYETSEVLHLVSGRDLFGIVNMVDRTPELSHMCHEKLTTFDFNVHGVPENVWQPMVKGNCVHPRIVDVCEKEMGQDTNFESDSYKDLELRILGRVVAMATRSPRCKCLGLPMDDLEDHIHVFLTTDGAQNSVTPGSRTPLGTITGLGTSAEEGSCFVYDRAGVKTHVIMKHRTLLVKHMHWYQVHGEASACECRCSRARLPPSKLCNCVGGKNKCCK
- the LOC135581321 gene encoding uncharacterized protein LOC135581321 isoform X8; its protein translation is MAFRARYLRRLRPIHPEAIASITGGGCVGQMRLQCTADLGGSGKFSGGKSAYEVLGVSESSSFPEIKASFRKLAKETHPDVVSSALADDATASQRFLQILAAYEILSDSNKRAHYDSYLLSQRAISRKQCGLGTTIYTHNSSLIMSKQSDVVEWLKWYRLSVNDIVMERRVAMGSGYFDKLENELYSAIRMAYYGPVIESMDVLPDSFEAEERSAYETSEVLHLVSGRDLFGIVNMVDRTPELSHMCHEKLTTFDFNVHGVPENVWQPMVKGNCVHPRIVDVCEKEMGQDTNFESDSYKDLELRILGRVVAMATRSPRCKCLGLPMDDLEDHIHVFLTTDGAQNSVTPGSRTPLGTITGLGTSAEEGSCFVYDRAGVKTHVIMKHRTLLVKHMHWYQVHGEASACECRCSRARLPPSKWIMDRKLYSVEYSSKGNFMSS
- the LOC135581321 gene encoding uncharacterized protein LOC135581321 isoform X10, yielding MAFRARYLRRLRPIHPEAIASITGGGCVGQMRLQCTADLGGSGKFSGGKSAYEVLGVSESSSFPEIKASFRKLAKETHPDVVSSALADDATASQRFLQILAAYEILSDSNKRAHYDSYLLSQRAISRKQCGLGTTIYTHNSSLIMSKQSDVVEWLKWYRLSVNDIVMERRVAMGSGYFDKLENELYSAIRMAYYGPVIESMDVLPDSFEAEERSAYETSEVLHLVSGRDLFGIVNMVDRTPELSHMCHEKLTTFDFNVHGVPENVWQPMVKGNCVHPRIVDVCEKEMGQDTNFESDSYKDLELRILGRVVAMATRSPRCKCLGLPMDDLEDHIHVFLTTDGAQNSVTPGSRTPLGTITGLGTSAEEGSCFVYDRAGVKTHVIMKHRTLLVKHMHWYQVHGEASACECRCSRARLPPSNSVVCIVGIVI